A genome region from Myxococcales bacterium includes the following:
- a CDS encoding RNA polymerase sigma factor: MTQAAYLEDVNLVERCLGRVSGAQEAAARDLFRRYRGRVHAALFRILGGNADMEDLLQETFVQVFASLKSWRAEASLATWIDRIAVRVAYRAIGRRRARPEHLALDGETPEVVVATDGPAAVLAKDGVRRLYAALDRLPPAARVAFALHEIDGRSMAEVAEVTNATVTATKLRVWRARRTLEAAAARDPVLREFLRDDGGAR; the protein is encoded by the coding sequence GTGACTCAGGCCGCCTACCTGGAGGACGTCAACCTGGTCGAGCGCTGCCTCGGCCGGGTCAGCGGCGCCCAGGAGGCCGCGGCGCGGGATCTGTTCCGGCGCTACCGCGGCCGGGTCCACGCCGCGCTGTTCCGCATCCTCGGCGGCAACGCCGACATGGAGGACCTGCTGCAGGAGACCTTCGTCCAGGTGTTCGCGTCGCTCAAGTCGTGGCGGGCCGAGGCCAGCCTCGCCACCTGGATCGATCGCATCGCGGTGCGCGTGGCCTACCGGGCGATCGGGCGCCGCCGGGCCCGGCCCGAGCACCTCGCGCTCGACGGCGAGACGCCCGAGGTGGTGGTCGCCACCGACGGCCCGGCCGCGGTGCTCGCCAAGGACGGCGTGCGCCGGCTCTACGCCGCGCTCGACCGCCTGCCGCCGGCGGCCCGGGTCGCGTTCGCGCTGCACGAGATCGACGGCCGCTCGATGGCCGAGGTGGCCGAGGTGACCAACGCCACCGTCACCGCGACCAAGCTGCGGGTGTGGCGGGCCCGGCGCACGCTCGAGGCCGCGGCCGCCAGGGACCCGGTCCTGCGCGAGTTCCTGCGCGACGACGGAGGAGCCCGATGA